In a genomic window of Flavobacterium crassostreae:
- the dnaG gene encoding DNA primase: MISQATIDTVFETARVEEVIGDFVNLKRAGSNFKGLSPFSDERSPSFMVSPAKGIWKDFSSGKGGNAVAFLIEHSHFTYPEAIRYLANKYNIEIEETELTDAEKANTDLRESMYLVSEFAKEYYHKTLLKSEEGKAIGLSYFKERGFTPETIEKFSLGYSPETWDALTKEALGKGYKLEFLESTGLTIAREDRPFDRFKGRVMFPIQSMSGRVLGFGGRILTNDKKAAKYLNSPESDIYHKSKVLYGIFQAKQAIAKLNNCYLVEGYTDVIQFHQAGIQNVVASSGTALTPDQIRLVNRLTKNITVLFDGDAAGLRASIRGIDLILEEGMNVKICTFPDGEDPDSFAKNNSHEALVAYLEANSKDFIQFKASLLMDEAKNDPIKKADLIRDMVFSISKIPDRIQREIYIQECSRIMDISEQVLVSTLAQLKQKGEIEETKKHQKEQKAFQVVKNENPAAMEKVDILYRLERKIIEILLLYGDKTEAFEDTFMRTNPDGEIEMVTEMKEYKVFQKIYLSLQEDEVELANPLFRAIFNDLIHFYLQNDSFNLEQYLMHLQPEFAQEVTDVLMEEERLVMHNWEGQNIFPKSKTDTIVQNVSETILTLRWYLVGGIIESLKSTIAPDVDNTESMTLIQDYNSLILAFSKKLGRVMSRF, from the coding sequence TTGATTTCACAAGCCACGATAGATACCGTTTTTGAAACCGCTCGAGTAGAGGAGGTTATTGGTGATTTTGTTAATTTAAAACGCGCCGGTAGTAATTTCAAAGGGTTGAGTCCTTTTTCGGATGAGCGTTCTCCATCGTTTATGGTCTCGCCAGCCAAAGGTATTTGGAAAGATTTTAGCTCCGGAAAAGGAGGAAATGCAGTAGCTTTTTTGATAGAGCATTCGCATTTTACTTATCCCGAAGCCATTCGGTATTTGGCCAATAAGTACAATATTGAAATAGAAGAAACGGAATTAACCGACGCCGAAAAAGCAAACACCGATCTTAGAGAGAGTATGTATTTGGTGTCTGAATTTGCCAAAGAATATTACCATAAAACCCTTTTAAAGTCCGAAGAAGGAAAGGCTATCGGATTGTCTTATTTTAAAGAAAGAGGATTTACTCCCGAAACCATCGAGAAATTTAGTTTAGGATACTCTCCCGAAACCTGGGACGCCCTAACCAAAGAAGCATTGGGTAAAGGCTATAAACTAGAGTTTTTAGAAAGCACCGGACTAACCATTGCTAGAGAAGACAGACCTTTTGACCGTTTTAAGGGTCGTGTGATGTTTCCTATACAAAGCATGTCTGGTCGGGTCCTAGGGTTTGGTGGACGCATCCTGACCAATGATAAAAAAGCGGCAAAATACCTCAATTCGCCCGAAAGTGATATTTACCATAAAAGCAAGGTTTTGTATGGTATTTTTCAGGCCAAACAAGCCATAGCCAAGTTGAATAACTGCTATTTAGTGGAAGGCTATACCGATGTAATACAGTTCCATCAAGCCGGAATACAAAACGTGGTAGCGTCTTCGGGTACTGCCTTGACTCCAGATCAAATTCGTTTAGTTAATAGGTTGACCAAAAACATTACCGTACTTTTTGATGGAGATGCAGCTGGGCTTCGGGCTTCTATCCGTGGGATAGACCTGATTCTCGAAGAAGGAATGAATGTTAAAATATGTACTTTTCCGGATGGAGAAGATCCAGATAGTTTTGCCAAAAACAACTCGCATGAGGCTTTAGTTGCTTATCTAGAAGCCAACTCCAAAGATTTTATACAATTTAAAGCGTCTCTTTTGATGGATGAGGCCAAAAACGATCCAATAAAAAAAGCAGATCTTATTAGAGACATGGTTTTTAGTATTTCTAAAATTCCAGACCGCATACAACGAGAAATTTATATTCAAGAATGTTCCAGAATAATGGATATTTCGGAGCAGGTTTTGGTGAGTACTTTGGCACAACTAAAACAAAAAGGCGAAATAGAAGAAACCAAAAAACACCAAAAAGAGCAAAAAGCATTTCAGGTAGTTAAAAATGAAAACCCAGCAGCTATGGAGAAAGTAGATATTCTCTATAGGCTGGAAAGAAAAATTATAGAAATTTTGTTGCTCTATGGGGATAAAACCGAAGCGTTTGAGGATACTTTTATGAGAACAAATCCAGACGGTGAGATAGAGATGGTCACCGAAATGAAAGAATACAAAGTTTTCCAAAAAATTTACCTAAGCCTGCAAGAAGATGAGGTAGAATTGGCTAATCCATTATTCAGAGCCATATTCAATGACTTGATCCATTTTTATTTACAAAACGATTCGTTTAATTTAGAACAGTATTTAATGCATTTGCAACCAGAATTTGCTCAAGAAGTCACAGATGTGTTAATGGAAGAAGAACGATTGGTAATGCATAATTGGGAAGGGCAAAATATTTTTCCAAAATCCAAAACCGATACTATAGTACAAAATGTTTCAGAAACGATCTTAACCCTACGTTGGTACCTTGTTGGTGGCATCATAGAATCGTTAAAAAGTACTATAGCACCAGATGTTGACAATACAGAGTCCATGACTCTAATTCAGGATTATAATAGTTTGATTCTTGCTTTCTCAAAAAAACTAGGAAGGGTAATGTCTCGGTTTTAA
- a CDS encoding polyprenyl synthetase family protein — translation MNVTSQIKQPIFKEMELFEKKFYESMTSQVALLNRITYFIVNRKGKQMRPMFVFLTSKMVTAGIVNERTYRGACVIELIHTATLVHDDVVDDSNRRRGFFSINALWKNKIAVLVGDYLLSKGLLLSIDNGDFDLLKIISVAVREMSEGELLQIEKARRLDITEAVYYEIIRKKTATLIAACCALGAQSVIEDAAEVENMRKFGELIGMAFQIKDDLFDYTEEAIGKPTGIDIKEQKMTLPLIHVLNNCTSKEKSWLINSIKNHNKNKKRVQEVIAFVKEHQGLAYAEKKMIAFQQEALLLLNNYPNSDFKDALILMVNYVIERKK, via the coding sequence ATGAACGTTACCTCCCAAATAAAACAGCCCATATTTAAAGAAATGGAACTTTTTGAAAAAAAGTTCTACGAATCCATGACCTCACAAGTAGCATTGCTGAACCGGATAACCTATTTTATCGTTAACCGAAAAGGAAAACAAATGCGTCCGATGTTTGTTTTTTTGACATCCAAAATGGTCACCGCCGGAATTGTAAACGAAAGAACCTACCGCGGTGCCTGCGTTATAGAACTAATACATACCGCCACCTTAGTGCACGATGATGTAGTGGATGACAGCAATAGGCGCAGAGGTTTTTTTTCGATCAATGCACTTTGGAAAAACAAAATAGCAGTACTTGTGGGAGATTACCTGCTTTCTAAAGGGTTGTTGCTATCTATTGATAACGGAGATTTTGATTTGCTCAAAATTATATCTGTAGCCGTTAGAGAAATGAGTGAAGGCGAATTATTGCAAATAGAAAAAGCCCGTAGATTAGATATCACAGAGGCGGTATATTACGAAATAATTCGAAAAAAAACAGCCACACTCATTGCCGCATGCTGTGCTCTAGGGGCACAATCTGTAATAGAAGATGCTGCGGAGGTAGAAAATATGCGTAAATTTGGAGAACTCATCGGTATGGCATTCCAAATAAAAGATGATTTATTTGACTACACCGAAGAAGCAATTGGCAAACCCACCGGAATAGACATCAAAGAGCAAAAAATGACCCTGCCCTTAATTCATGTTTTAAATAACTGTACCTCAAAAGAAAAATCGTGGTTGATTAACTCCATAAAAAACCATAACAAAAATAAAAAAAGAGTCCAAGAAGTCATTGCTTTTGTCAAAGAACACCAAGGTTTGGCTTACGCCGAAAAGAAAATGATTGCATTTCAGCAAGAAGCCTTACTTTTATTAAATAACTATCCCAATTCGGATTTTAAGGATGCCTTAATCCTGATGGTTAATTATGTAATTGAAAGAAAAAAATAA